The Pochonia chlamydosporia 170 chromosome 3, whole genome shotgun sequence genome contains the following window.
GGGAGTATGTACTATTCGACCGTAGGTGGTACGATTTGGTTGACTTGGGTATGCTGGAACAGGAATGGGAGGAGATGCGTAAACACCTGTAATGAGCATGCGGGAGGCTCTATGTAGGACCTGAGGACGAGTGATGTCATTCCCACGTTTCTAGAGCTGTCGATTTCGTCCGACAGGGAGTATGTAGACGAAACTATTTCCACACCCTCGACAGGATTCTTCTGTAATCTCAAGCCAGCTTAAAAAAACTGGTAGACCGAGAAGATGAAGTACTAGCTGGCAGTGCGATCATATACCCGAACTCATTAGAGCCTTTCTCACAATACATTCGATATCTTATTTCTTCTATTATTGGTATCTAGAGGGGAGTTGAGGTTCAAACGGTCTTAACCATCCTTCTCATTTCGCTGCATTCAAAACATTCTTCACCTCTGCCGCTATATTATACTCCGCAAGCTGCTTCAACGGCTTTGTCATAACATTCGGGAACCACCCTAATTTTGTCAGCATCCATCTCAGTCAAACATAAAACGAACTAGCCAGGCCTAATGCTTACCTATCATCCACATAAACCCATACATTATGTACTCTTCAACAGCCGTCTTATCACGCTTCTTGTCCTGCCACTTCTGAGCATGGTCCAGAATCTTCTTCACCCGCGGTTGGCGGAGATCCATGTATTGCTTCGCTGCCGCCCTGACAATATCCTTGtaatccaccagaccagtctTACTATCGTAAGCCTTACCCAGGTGGTGGCTGAGAAACAGAGCAAAGCATTCAACATCCTCTAATGCCTGAGAGCAACCCTGGCCAGATGTAGGTGGAAGCGCATGAGCAGCATCGCCCACCAAGACCACGCCGTCCCGTTCCCATGTTGGCAGTGGAGGAACAATCCACGTAGGATACATGTTTGTCACTTTTGAAGTCTCGAGCACTTTCCGTATAACTGGATCTTTCCAATCTTTGTGTCGCTGACGGAGTTGTTTGAGGATGTCCTCCTTGTCTACTGATTTCGGGTCGGGACACTCGTCGACAGCGTATGTCGACCACCAGCCGACGCTTTCTCCTGGTGGAGATACATGGTACGGAGAATCACGGTAAGGAGCATCATGCGCACTCTCTGCGATGAAGTACCCAAAGAAGCCGTTGCCACCCATGACAAAATTCATGGATCCGGTCTCAACGTGCCCTTTTACTTGGGAGTATGGTATGAAGCCACCAATTCCACAGAGTCCCCTGCAAAAACTGTCAGCAAATATTTTGGTCTTGAAAGAAGTAACTTACTCGTAGTGAGGAGGATATGGgtcttctttttctgctgAAAAAattgccttcttggccaagcCTTTAAGTCCATCAGCCCCAATGACCAGGTCAGCTTCCACAGACGGACTTCCATCCATGAAGCTCACAATATTGAGACCATCTGGTTTCGCAACCACTTCAGATACTCTCTTAGTTATGATATCCGGGTCAGGGACTCTTTTACGAATTTCTCTCCACAAAGCATGTCGACTACATGCAACTGTATTCATGGTTTCCTGTCCTTTCCCATCCAAAGCTGGTTTCCCAGCCGGCCGCATCTGAGCCAAGACAGTGCCATTTTTGCTCTTCATGTTCATTGTCGCACAGCTGTATCCGCCACGGACAATATCACGTAACATGTCTTCGTCTAAGCGTTTGAGGACACTCAGGCCATTGGCGCCAACTCCCAGACCACCCCCGATAATGAGTGTTGACGAATGAGTTGGACCATCTCCACGATCTTCagatgtggtgttgatgtttgtgtCATATGCTTCGTAGATTGTGATTTCGTGATCTTCCCCAGATGGAGGTTTCGGAAGATGTTTCCGAAGTTGGAGATAAATGGCACATCCTGAgatgccagcaccaacaataATGATCTTCATTTGATGACGTTTAGGTGAAATGGATTGTTGAGATATGCTTTAATTGAGAGGCTTATTCCTCGTGAAGAAAAGATTCTATACTGTCTAGATTTCTTtttgaccattttgactGGTCTCGATGCTCTGTATAAGAACAAAATCATGCTTGGAGAATTGACTGCCTATTTCGCCTGAGGCTGTTTGAGGCGTCAGTGGCGGCAAGGCGTGAATCCACCAGCAGCTAAAACACACGCGGCCAATACGTACATTTCATTTCAGAATGCCACCTCGGACTTCTAATGGTTACCGAGCTGACCCATTTAAATCCCATCTTTCAGTTTTTGGAAATATTTGCGACCAGATAGCCCATGTTCCCGGCGAATATACTCACGACACATACCGACTCTATTTGTCGCATCCTCATTTTATTCGCGCTGCATGTTAGGTTATTAGCAACAACGACGTAATACCCCAGGCTGAAACCATCTTCACTGTTTTATTCGCCGTATGTGACAGTTGACTGATTCGCAATGATGACGACCGACTTAATCACGTTTGAGTCCAACTTTTCCAGTCCTTCGTAGACCAATAGCTCCCCACAAAGTGCATAACATCATGAATCCAAACATGGCCCAGAAGCTTGCCCTCAGGCCCTCTAGCCTCGCCATTGGCAAACTCTTGTCGCTGTGGTCTTTGGTGACGAGCGTTGAAACAATCTGCATTATGCCCAAGATGAGCGCCTGGCCGAGTTGGTTTGCCGTGTTAAACACAGCGCCCGCCAACGCCTGCGTGTCATCCGGGAAGTTGTCCGAAATAATGATGAGACCTACTGTGAAGAGAACATCAGTGCTCACAGGGGCCAGCAGCTGCGCGATAAATGCATTGGTCCAGTACGGCGATTGTACCTTGATTACGGCCATCAACAGTGGTGCAACTGAACAaatgatggatgatgctgtcaCCATCCAGAGTACGGGAACTCTATCAACAAATAAACCAGTAGTGAAGTTGAGAACAACTCCAACTAGTAAACTTGGCATGATTCTCAGACCAGTTTGAAGAGCAGAAAGATGCTGAACCTCTTGGAAGCTGGACAAACTTGTGTTAGCAGTCACCACGTATGCGACCTCAAGATCGTGACTTACAACAAACTAGCGAAGAGCTCCATTGATGTCGTCACACCAAACGAAATAGCCACTGTGCCGCAAATACTGGAAAATGCAGTATTCTTCCAGAGAGAGTTTGGAATGAGGGCTGGTTTACCAAGCTTGACTTGTCGATGGACCCAACCAACAAAGAGCGGTAGTGCAATGGCAATCAGGCAAACAAACACAATCGTCTCTGGGTTTCGGATTCTATTAAGATCCACACTGATGGTGCTTGGAAATTGTTAGCATAGAAATATGCTTCGACATGGGTATTCACTTACGCAAATAGGTAGGATAGCAATGCCATGAAGATAGACGCAAGCAATGCGCCAACCCAATCTACCCTCTCCTTAAAATTGTGCATCGTGCCCCTAAATGTTCTTTCATAGTGCGACGTTGGCAAAGCCCAAGTGGCAACACCAGAGAGCGCAAGCGTTAAGCCACCGTAAATGTACCAAGCTGCTCTCCAGCCGATGAGGTCTTGGAGGATACCTCCGAGTACTAGGCCAAACGAGAAGCCCAACGGCTGGCTCAAACCAAGACAAGAGAATGCAACATTTCGAGGCCTTCCACGTGGAAGTGTATGACTGACAATAGCAACGGACGACGCCAGATGCATGGCATAACCGACACCCTGTAAGGCACGCATGACAACCAGTTGGGGCCCTGTCTTACAAACTCCTGCGGCGAGTATGAAGGCACCGGTAACTATACCACCGGTGAGGTTGACGGCTCGTGGTCCAATCGAGTCTGCCACAGATCCAGCAAGCAAGATTGTGGAAGCATTGGCCAGGTTTGAGACAGATGTTGGCCAAAATGCCAAAGAAGGATCCAATTTGAGATCAGCGGTGATGGTAGGTAAGCCCACGACGACAAGACCATTGACGGCGCTTGAAGAAAAGTTGACGCCCGAGAGTTGTACAATCACGGTTATCTTGCGGAATAGAGACATTCGAGGTGCGTCGTCAACAGATTCGGTAGACTGATTGGCGCTGGTGTACTCTAGCAATTGTCGAGGAGTAGTATCGCCAGTCGCGAGAGTCACAGATGGCGGCACGGCCACCTGTGTTTGAGTACATGTCGCCATGATTTACGGCGATAACAAGACACCGTTCGAATTCTTCGATCAGTGTGTAGTTCGAGAAATGCAAGACAAGGTGTGTCGGTCAACGAGGAAGCGACCCCGGATATATCGCCCCAGATGTCGTTGGCTTGACTAAACCCTCCATTTTTAACAGCCATGAAATCTCCAACTAAATAAGGTGACAAGTGACCCACTCCAAAGGCGTAAATCCTCCCGCGGAAAGCGAATGCTTCTGAGGCTCGTCTGTGGAAGATTTCGTCCACTGCCCTAGTGATCTAAAGGCAGCTACTTCAGCCATCTTGGCGATTTCCGGTGGATTCGAGAATTTGATATGCATGTCTCTGTAGCAGGTGAAATACGGAATACTTCGTTAAAACCGACAGAATTGAGTTCAACGCTCTTGATAGGGTCGTAGAAAAGCAAAACTATAAACTCAATGATAAATCATCCCAAAAAATAAAGTTATCGAAGTAGAGCATCCTCTGTCGTATTCGAGACAACCCTGCAAGCCATCTGCGCGACCCTGGCTTGGGTTCCATCAGAGAATGGAGTGCTGTTTGTCTCGCCCAGACCAAAAATTGGGTTATGATGTTTTTCTGCCTGACGAATCAGTCGTCACAGTTTCTAAAAGTTATGGGGCGACTCAGCGTAGAAACGGATTGCTTCCAATTGGCCCACGTGATGGCGATTTTTCAGGAGCCGGAAAACTCCATGAGTTCCCGGCCCGGATATTTTGTCGCCTCATTGCCTGAGCGTTCCCTCCGTCATTGAGTTCAGGTCGACCCTCGACAGAGTCGACACCATCTTACGATCACTTTGCCAGAAAATTCACGACCCGATTCAGAACTTTCTCCTTCGTCAAGTCTAATGCGCGCAACAAGCGAGTGATTCTCCGGGAAATCCGCCAACGTGACGGCTCAACTTGCGACATCCCCGAGCTTCCATAATAGCCTTCAAGGTGGCTGGACTACGGAATTTGCGGTTATCCGCACGAGTATCTCAGAAATACACATCATGCATTCGAGGTAGCCCATGTGTTGGCCGGGTGGCCAGGCGGCGTTACGGCACGGTTGCTTCGAGTACCGACAGACACAAATCGCGCGAATCGTCGCCGCCAAACAATGCAGCAAACCGGCTCCAACGACCATGGTCAGCTTCGCTACAGCCTGAACCGTCATTAGCGAAACCACGATCTAGCCCTCAATTCTACGTACCATCTGTGCTGCTACCTCGCGAAGCGGCCAACTCGCCGACAGTCCACAAAATACATATTCTGGGTGATGACGAACGATCCAAGTTCATCGCTCATGCGCTATCCAGTGTATACGACTCAGTTGAAATGCTCggctggagaagcagccatTCCTCAAAGTATCGCAACGTCCAGAAGAGCAAACCTATTAGTCGACGGTCTGCAGCGGCAATTACAGAATCCAATCTCGCAGTCCCTCAAGCCATCGCACAGGCTGACGACACTCATATTGACCAGCTCGTGGTATCTGGCCGAGGCCACGAAGCTGTGGAGGCTCTGCAGTCGGTAAAAAACCGAATCAACGAGAATACTACAGTGTGCTTGATGAATGATGGGCTAGGTGTTCTCGAAGATGTGCGCAAGAAGATCTTTGAGGGGACGGATACTGCACCAAACTTCCTGCTTGGGCATATGAGCCACCGGTTGGCATTCAACCGGACGTACGACGCAGTCACTCAGCTCAAGCAAGGCCAAACGAGGCTGACCTTTGCCGAGGCGCCTCGCATGCGTGTCAAGGATATGCACAAGGTCGAAACGCGGCCAAATTTCGTCAAGACATTGGAGGAAGCAAAGGACCTTCACTCGTCATTATCGCCATTTGATCAATGGTTGCGATTTAAGTTACCTTCAGTCATTTTTGACTCCGTCGTGGAGCCTGTGTGCGTGCTGCTGGAGATGCCATA
Protein-coding sequences here:
- a CDS encoding extracellular salicylate hydroxylase/monooxygenase (similar to Aspergillus flavus NRRL3357 XP_002382417.1), with amino-acid sequence MKIIIVGAGISGCAIYLQLRKHLPKPPSGEDHEITIYEAYDTNINTTSEDRGDGPTHSSTLIIGGGLGVGANGLSVLKRLDEDMLRDIVRGGYSCATMNMKSKNGTVLAQMRPAGKPALDGKGQETMNTVACSRHALWREIRKRVPDPDIITKRVSEVVAKPDGLNIVSFMDGSPSVEADLVIGADGLKGLAKKAIFSAEKEDPYPPHYEGLCGIGGFIPYSQVKGHVETGSMNFVMGGNGFFGYFIAESAHDAPYRDSPYHVSPPGESVGWWSTYAVDECPDPKSVDKEDILKQLRQRHKDWKDPVIRKVLETSKVTNMYPTWIVPPLPTWERDGVVLVGDAAHALPPTSGQGCSQALEDVECFALFLSHHLGKAYDSKTGLVDYKDIVRAAAKQYMDLRQPRVKKILDHAQKWQDKKRDKTAVEEYIMYGFMWMIGWFPNVMTKPLKQLAEYNIAAEVKNVLNAAK
- a CDS encoding dsDNA-binding protein PDCD5 (similar to Metarhizium acridum CQMa 102 XP_007813933.1); translation: MQQTGSNDHAKPRSSPQFYVPSVLLPREAANSPTVHKIHILGDDERSKFIAHALSSVYDSVEMLGWRSSHSSKYRNVQKSKPISRRSAAAITESNLAVPQAIAQADDTHIDQLVVSGRGHEAVEALQSVKNRINENTTVCLMNDGLGVLEDVRKKIFEGTDTAPNFLLGHMSHRLAFNRTYDAVTQLKQGQTRLTFAEAPRMRVKDMHKVETRPNFVKTLEEAKDLHSSLSPFDQWLRFKLPSVIFDSVVEPVCVLLEMPYQGLLQNPAAQRMMHSLLSEIIQVLENMPELEGSTVIRDYVHSKGIRRFMYNSIMAKRSHPSQLVRRIENGLPTDVEYLNGYFLRRGQKLGLDLRMNLMMRDMIKARHSQAIERLNSFIPVEETSIPSDLAFRYRKTPR